ACTACGACACGGTGTACCGCATCCGCGGCAACGCCGGAGCCCCCCGCACTGGCTGGTGCGGGCCATCGGCGGGCACGAAGGCAGGACGCTGCTGGTCACCGTCCTGGCCGCGCTGCTCACCGCCGCACAGTTCAAGGTCGCGCTCACGGCGCTCGCCGTGGCCGTGGCGCTGCTGGTGCTCGTGGAGAGCATCCGCTTCTGGGTGTCCTCCGGGGCCCCCGCCGTACACGATGAAGGAGAACCCGCATGATCGGCCTCGTGCTGGCGGCCGGCGCCGGACGGCGTCTGCGTCCCTACACCGACAGCCTCCCAAAGGCTCTCGTACCGGTGGGACCCGAGGGCATGGAGGACAGCATCACGGTCCTGGACCTGACCCTCGGCAACTTCGCCGAGATCGGTCTGACCGAGGTCGGGATCATCGTCGGCTACCGCAAGGAAGCCGTGTACGACCGCAAGGACGCCCTGGAGGCCAAGTACGGCCTCAAGATCACCCTCATCGACAACGACAAGGCCGAGGAGTGGAACAACGCCTACTCCCTGTGGTGTGGCCGTGACGCCCTCAAGGACGGTGTGATCCTCGCCAACGGCGACACCGTGCACCCGGTCTCCGTCGAGAAGACGCTGCTGGCCGCCCGCGGCGACGGCAAGCGGATCATCCTCGCCCTCGACACGGTGAAGAAGCTCGCCGACGAGGAGATGAAGGTCGTCGTGGACCCCGACAAGGGCGTCCGGAAGATCACCAAGCTGATGGAGCCCGCCGAGGCCACCGGCGAGTACATCGGCGTCACCCTCATCGAGGGCGACGCCGCGGCCGACCTGGCCGACGCCCTGAAGACGGTGTGGGAGACGGACCCGCAGCAGTTCTACGAGCACGGCTACCAGGAGCTGGTCAACCGCGGCTTCACGATCGACGTGGCGCCGATCGGTGACGTCAAGTGGGTCGAGATCGACAACCACGACGACCTCGCCAAGGGACGGGAGATCGCGTGCCAGTACTGACAAGGCTCATCCCCTCCCCGGTCGTCGTCGACATCCGCCCGGGTGCCCTGGACGACCTGGCGAGCGTGCTCTCCGACCAGCGGATCTCGCACTCCGGCAAGCTGGCCGTCGCCGTGAGCAACGGCTCCGGCGCGAAGCTGCGCGAGCGGATCGCCCCGGCCCTGCCCGGCGCCACCTGGTACGAGGTCGGCGGCGGCGCCCTCGACGACGCGATCCGGCTGGCCGGTGCCATCAAGGCCGGCCACTACGACGCGGTCGTGGGCCTGGGCGGCGGCAAGATCATCGACTGTGCGAAGTTCGCCGCGGCGCGCGTCGGTCTCCCGCTGGTCGCCGTGCCCACCAACCTCGCGCACGACGGCCTGTGCTCGCCCGTCGCGACCCTCGACAACGACGCGGGCCGCGGCTCCTACGGTGTGCCGAACCCGATCGCGGTCGTCATCGACCTCGATGTGATCCGCGAGGCACCGGCGCGCTTCGTGCGAGCCGGCATCGGCGACGCGATCTCCAACATCAACTCGATCGCGGACTGGGAACTCTCCCACCGCGTCAACGGCGAGAAGATCGACGGCCTCGCCTCCGCGATGGCCCGTCAGGCCGGCGAGGCGGTGCTGCGGCACCCGGGCGGCATCGGGGACAACGACTTCCTCCAGGTGTTGGCCGAGGCGCTGGTCCTCACCGGCGTCGCGATGTCGATCTCGGGCGACTCACGGCCCGCCTCGGGCTCCTGCCACGAGATCAACCACGCCTTCGACCTCCTCTTCCCCAAGCGCGCGGCGAGCCACGGCGAGCAGTGCGGCCTGGGCGCGGCCTTCGCGATGTACCTGCGGGGGGCGCACGAGGAGTCGGCGTACACGGCCGAGGTGCTGCGCCGGCACGGGCTGCCGGTACTGCCCGAGGAGATCGGGTTCACCGTGGACGAGTTCGTGCAGGTCGTGGAGTTCGCTCCGCAGACCCGGCCGGGCCGCTACACGATCCTCGAACACCTCGACCTGAAACCCAACCAGATCAAGGACATCTACTCCGACTATGCCAAGGCCATCAGTAGCTGAGCTCCGCCCCGTCGTTCATCCCGCAGGGGTGAAGGACCGGCGCAGCGGTGAGCATTGGGCGGGACGCCTGTACATGCGAGAGATCTCGCTGCGCTGCGACCGCTACCTGGTGAACACCAGGATCACGCCCAACCAGCTCACGTACCTGATGACTGTCTTCGGCGTGCTCGCCGCCCCGGCCCTGCTGGTGCCGGGGATCCCGGGCGCCGTGCTCGGCGTGCTCATGGTCCAGCTCTACCTGCTGCTCGACTGTGTCGACGGTGAGATAGCGCGCTGGAAGAAGCAGTTCTCGCTCGGCGGGGTCTACCTGGACCGGGTCGGTGCCTATCTGACCGACGCCGCGGTGCTCGTGGGCTTCGGCCTGCGCGCCGCCGATCCCTGGGGGTCCGGGCGGATCGACTGGCTCTGGGCCTTCCTCGGCACCCTGGCGGCCCTCGGCGCGATCCTGATCAAGGCCGAGACCGACCTCGTCGGCGTCGCCCGCCACCAGGGCGGCCTGCCGCCGGTCAAGGAGTCGGCGTCCGAGCCGCGCTCGTCCGGCATGGCACTGGCCCGCAGGGCCGCCGCCGCGCTGAAGTTCCACCGGCTGGTGCTCGGCATCGAGGCGTCCCTGCTGATCCTGGTGCTGGCCATCGTGGACTCGGTGCGCGGAGACCTGTTCTTCACCCGCCTCGGCGTCGCGGTCCTGGCCGGCATCGCCCTCCTCCAGACCGTGCTGCACCTCGTGTCCATCCTCGTCTCCAGCAGGCTGAAGTGAGTACGGCGATGAAGGTCGGCGCGGTCGTCATCACCATGGGCAACCGCCCCGACGAGCTCCGAGCCCTGCTGGACTCCGTCGCCAAGCAGGACGGCGACCGGGTCGAGGTGGTCGTGGTCGGCAACGGCTCGCCCGTCCCGGACGTCCCCGACGGCGTACGCACCGTAGAGCTGCCCGAGAACCTCGGCATTCCCGGCGGCCGCAACGTGGGCATCGAGGCGTTCGGCCCCGGTGGCACGGACGTCGACATCCTGCTCTTCCTCGACGACGACGGCCTCCTCGCCACCCACGACACCGCCGAGCTGTGCCGCCGGGCCTTCGCCGCCGACCCCGAGCTGGGCATCATCAGCTTCCGGATCGCGGATCCCGAGACCAAGGAGACCCAGCGCCGCCACGTACCGCGGCTGCGCGCCTCCGACCCGATGCGCTCCTCGCGCGTCACCACCTTCCTCGGTGGCGCCAACGCGGTCCGTACGAAGGTCTTCGCCGAGGTCGGCGGACTACCGGACGAGTTCTTCTACGCCCACGAGGAAACCGACCTGGCATGGCGGGCCCTCGACGCGGGCTGGATGATCGACTACCGGTCCGACATGGTCCTGTACCACCCCACGACCGCCCCTTCGCGGCACGCGGTGTACCACCGCATGGTGGCCCGCAACCGTGTCTGGCTCGCGCGCCGAAACCTTCCCGCGCCGCTCGTCCCCGTCTACCTCGGGGTCTGGATGCTCCTGACCCTGGCCCGTCGCCCCTCGGGACCAGCCCTGAAGGCGTGGTTCGGCGGTTTCAAGGAGGGCTGGACCAGTCCCTGCGGGCCCCGGCGTCCCATGAAGTGGCGTACGGTGTGGCGGCTGAGCCGCCTAGGTCGTCCTCCTGTCATCTGACAAGCGGCTACGCCATCTGACAAGCTCGTTCCCGGGAGCACGTTCGCCGTACTCCGGTGTCCCGTGCCCTCAGCCCCTGCCCGACCAGGCCGTGCGCATCATGAAGACGAAAGTTTCCATTTGTGAGTGAGACAACGCATGACGGAGCTGTCGCAGTGAGCGACCGGCCGTCCCCCGATGACGGGCTCTCCGCGGCCGACATCGCCGCCAAGTACGGGCTCGCGGTCAGCGGCGCGCGGCCCGGACTCGTCGAGTACGTGCGTCAGCTGTGGGGGCGTCGGCACTTCATCCTCGCCTTCTCGCAGGCGAAACTCACCGCGCAGTACAGCCAGGCCAAACTCGGCCAGCTGTGGCAGGTGGCGACGCCGCTGCTGAACGCGGCCGTGTACTACTTCATCTTCGGCGTGATCCTCAAGGCCAGCCGGGGCATGTCGCACGACACCTACATCCCGTTCCTGGTGACCGGTGTGTTCGTCTTCACGTTCACGCAGAGCTCGATCATGGCGGGCGTCCGAGCGATCTCGGGCAACCTGGGGCTGGTGCGCGCGCTGCACTTCCCGCGCGCCTCGCTGCCCATCTCCTTCGCGCTCCAGCAGCTCCAGCAGCTGCTGTTCTCGATGATCGTGCTCTTCGTCGTGGTGATCGGTTTCGGCAGCGCGCCGGGTCTGTCCTGGCTGCTGATCGTCCCGGTGCTGGTGCTGCAGTTCCTCTTCAACACCGGCCTCGCGCTGATCGTGGCGCGCATGGGCGCCAAGACGCCGGACCTCGCCCAGCTGATGCCGTTCATCCTGCGCACCTGGATGTACACCTCGGGCGTCATGTTCTCCATCAGCAACATGCTCGTCGGACGGCCCGAGTGGTTCATCCGCGCGCTCCAGGTGAACCCGGCCGCCATCTACATGGACCTGATGCGCTACGCCCTCATCGACGGCTACGGCGCCTCGCACCTGCCGCCCCATGTGTGGGCCATCGCCACCTTCTGGGCCGTGGTCGTCGCCGCCGGCGGGTTCGTGTACTTCTGGAAGGCGGAAGAGAGGTACGGCCGTGGCTGAGCAGACATCCCACATCCCGACCGTGATCGCGGACGAGCTGCACATCGTCTACCGCGTGAACGGCGCCAAGACCGGCAAGGGCAGCGCCACCGCCGCCCTCAGCCGCATCATCAAGCGCGGCGAGGAGCGGGGCGTACGCAAGGTGCACGCCGTCAAGGGCGTCTCCTTCACGGCCTACCGCGGCGAGGCCATCGGCCTGATCGGCTCCAACGGATCCGGCAAGTCCACGCTCCTGCGTGCCATCGCCGGTCTGCTGCCCGCAGAGAAGGGCAAGGTCTACACCGACGGCCAGCCCTCGCTGCTCGGCGTGAACGCGGCCCTGATGAACGACCTCACGGGCGAACGCAACGTCATATTGGGCGGGCTCGCGATGGGCATGTCCCGCGAGCAGATCAGGGAGCGCTACCAGGAGATCGTCGACTTCTCGGGGATCAACGAGAAGGGCGACTTCATCACCCTGCCGATGCGCACCTACTCCTCCGGCATGGCGGCGCGGCTGCGCTTCTCCATCGCGGCCGCCAAGGACCACGACGTCCTCATGATCGACGAGGCCCTCGCCACCGGAGACCGCTCCTTCCAGAAGCGCTCCGAGGAGCGGATCCGGGAGCTGCGCAAGAGCGCGGGCACGGTGTTTCTGGTCAGCCACAACAACAAGTCGATCCGGGACACCTGCGACCGCGTGCTCTGGCTGGAGCGCGGTGAGCTGCGGATGGACGGTCCGACCGAAGAGGTCCTCAAGGAGTACGAGAAGTTCACGGGCAAGTAGCTCGTAGTACGCAGGGCCCCGCCGCAACGATTCGGCGGGGCCCTGCGTCTGCAAAGGAAACGCCAACTCCTGCTGGCCTTAGGAATCTTGACACCAATCGGTGTGTTGTTGTGATGTGCAGGACACCCCGACGAACCTTGCTGCGTTGTACAACGTAAGCTGTACCGGTGCTGAATCGCGGCAAGTGGGGCGATACTGCGCGACACCCGGCACCGGCGCGCCGCGCGGAGTCCCGGGCGGCGTGTCCGAAAAGGGCACTATTGGGTCGGCAGTGTAGAACGGGAGATGTGACGGCAATGGCTACGGAAACTCTCCAGCTCCGCGACGCGTGTGCCGTCCCCGCGCCGGGCGGCGAGCGGTGACCCAAGCCGGTACGGCGCGCACTGGTGAGACAGAGCGCGGAACGCTCGACAAGGCCGCGGGCGAGAACTTCCCCGTGGCACCCTTTTTCCTGCCCCAGGCCTGGCGCGACGACCTGATGGCCGTCTACGGCTTCGCCCGCCTCGTCGACGACATCGGCGACGGCGATCTCGCCCCGGGCGGCGGGGACGCCAGGCTGCTCGGCGTGTCGCCCGACGAGGCCGAGGACCGTCTCGTACTCCTGGACGCCTTCGAGGCCGACCTGCACCGCGTGTTCGACTCGACGCCGCACCACCCGCTGCTGCGCCGCCTGCAGCCCACGGTCCGCCGCACGGACCTCACCCCCGAACCCTTCCTCGGGCTGATCGCGGCCAACCGCCAGGACCAGCTGATCAAGCGCTACGAGACCTATGACGACCTCGTGGCCTACTGCGAGCTGTCCGCCAATCCTGTCGGCCGCCTGGTGCTGTCCGTCACCGGCACCTCCACGCCCGAGCGGATCCGCCGCTCGGATTCGGTGTGCACGGCGCTGCAGATCGTCGAGCACCTCCAGGACGTCGCCGAGGACCTCAGCCGCGACCGCATCTACCTGCCGGCCGAGGACATGAAGCGCTTCCATGTCCAGGAGGCGGATCTCGCCACGGCCACAGCGGGCGCATCGGTGCGCGCGCTGGTTGCATACGAAGCAGAACGCGCGCTCCACCTCCTGAATGAAGGCACCCCCCTCGTGGGTAGCGTCCACGGCAGGTTGAAGCTGCTGCTCGCGGGGTTCGTGGCAGGGGGAAGGGCGGCGATCCGCGCGATCGCCGCCGCCGAATACGACGTACTTCCCGGCCCGCCCAAGCCCGG
This portion of the Streptomyces mirabilis genome encodes:
- a CDS encoding CDP-alcohol phosphatidyltransferase family protein; its protein translation is MPRPSVAELRPVVHPAGVKDRRSGEHWAGRLYMREISLRCDRYLVNTRITPNQLTYLMTVFGVLAAPALLVPGIPGAVLGVLMVQLYLLLDCVDGEIARWKKQFSLGGVYLDRVGAYLTDAAVLVGFGLRAADPWGSGRIDWLWAFLGTLAALGAILIKAETDLVGVARHQGGLPPVKESASEPRSSGMALARRAAAALKFHRLVLGIEASLLILVLAIVDSVRGDLFFTRLGVAVLAGIALLQTVLHLVSILVSSRLK
- the hpnC gene encoding squalene synthase HpnC → MTQAGTARTGETERGTLDKAAGENFPVAPFFLPQAWRDDLMAVYGFARLVDDIGDGDLAPGGGDARLLGVSPDEAEDRLVLLDAFEADLHRVFDSTPHHPLLRRLQPTVRRTDLTPEPFLGLIAANRQDQLIKRYETYDDLVAYCELSANPVGRLVLSVTGTSTPERIRRSDSVCTALQIVEHLQDVAEDLSRDRIYLPAEDMKRFHVQEADLATATAGASVRALVAYEAERALHLLNEGTPLVGSVHGRLKLLLAGFVAGGRAAIRAIAAAEYDVLPGPPKPGKLQLLREVGVTLRGEG
- a CDS encoding iron-containing alcohol dehydrogenase family protein is translated as MPVLTRLIPSPVVVDIRPGALDDLASVLSDQRISHSGKLAVAVSNGSGAKLRERIAPALPGATWYEVGGGALDDAIRLAGAIKAGHYDAVVGLGGGKIIDCAKFAAARVGLPLVAVPTNLAHDGLCSPVATLDNDAGRGSYGVPNPIAVVIDLDVIREAPARFVRAGIGDAISNINSIADWELSHRVNGEKIDGLASAMARQAGEAVLRHPGGIGDNDFLQVLAEALVLTGVAMSISGDSRPASGSCHEINHAFDLLFPKRAASHGEQCGLGAAFAMYLRGAHEESAYTAEVLRRHGLPVLPEEIGFTVDEFVQVVEFAPQTRPGRYTILEHLDLKPNQIKDIYSDYAKAISS
- a CDS encoding ABC transporter ATP-binding protein: MCGPSPPSGPWSSPPAGSCTSGRRKRGTAVAEQTSHIPTVIADELHIVYRVNGAKTGKGSATAALSRIIKRGEERGVRKVHAVKGVSFTAYRGEAIGLIGSNGSGKSTLLRAIAGLLPAEKGKVYTDGQPSLLGVNAALMNDLTGERNVILGGLAMGMSREQIRERYQEIVDFSGINEKGDFITLPMRTYSSGMAARLRFSIAAAKDHDVLMIDEALATGDRSFQKRSEERIRELRKSAGTVFLVSHNNKSIRDTCDRVLWLERGELRMDGPTEEVLKEYEKFTGK
- a CDS encoding ABC transporter permease, whose protein sequence is MSETTHDGAVAVSDRPSPDDGLSAADIAAKYGLAVSGARPGLVEYVRQLWGRRHFILAFSQAKLTAQYSQAKLGQLWQVATPLLNAAVYYFIFGVILKASRGMSHDTYIPFLVTGVFVFTFTQSSIMAGVRAISGNLGLVRALHFPRASLPISFALQQLQQLLFSMIVLFVVVIGFGSAPGLSWLLIVPVLVLQFLFNTGLALIVARMGAKTPDLAQLMPFILRTWMYTSGVMFSISNMLVGRPEWFIRALQVNPAAIYMDLMRYALIDGYGASHLPPHVWAIATFWAVVVAAGGFVYFWKAEERYGRG
- a CDS encoding glycosyltransferase family 2 protein → MKVGAVVITMGNRPDELRALLDSVAKQDGDRVEVVVVGNGSPVPDVPDGVRTVELPENLGIPGGRNVGIEAFGPGGTDVDILLFLDDDGLLATHDTAELCRRAFAADPELGIISFRIADPETKETQRRHVPRLRASDPMRSSRVTTFLGGANAVRTKVFAEVGGLPDEFFYAHEETDLAWRALDAGWMIDYRSDMVLYHPTTAPSRHAVYHRMVARNRVWLARRNLPAPLVPVYLGVWMLLTLARRPSGPALKAWFGGFKEGWTSPCGPRRPMKWRTVWRLSRLGRPPVI
- a CDS encoding sugar phosphate nucleotidyltransferase, whose protein sequence is MIGLVLAAGAGRRLRPYTDSLPKALVPVGPEGMEDSITVLDLTLGNFAEIGLTEVGIIVGYRKEAVYDRKDALEAKYGLKITLIDNDKAEEWNNAYSLWCGRDALKDGVILANGDTVHPVSVEKTLLAARGDGKRIILALDTVKKLADEEMKVVVDPDKGVRKITKLMEPAEATGEYIGVTLIEGDAAADLADALKTVWETDPQQFYEHGYQELVNRGFTIDVAPIGDVKWVEIDNHDDLAKGREIACQY